The Oncorhynchus clarkii lewisi isolate Uvic-CL-2024 chromosome 12, UVic_Ocla_1.0, whole genome shotgun sequence genome segment TTAAAAAAGaaaatcctctcactgtcaactgcgtttattttcagcaaacttaacatgtgtaaatatttgtatgaacatatgattcaacaactaagacataaactgaacaagttccacagacatgtgactaacagaaatttaataatgtgcccctgaacaaagggggggtccaaatcaaaagtaacagtcagtatttggtgtggccaccagctgcattaagtactgcagtgcatctcctcctcatggactgcaccagatttgccagttcttgctgtgagatgttacccccctcttccaccaaggcacctgcaagttcccggacatttctggggggaatggccctagccctcaccctccgatccaacaggtcccagaagtgctcaatgggattgagattcgggctcttcgctggccatggcagaacactgacattcctgtctgcaggaaatcacgcacaggacgagcagtatggctggtggcattgtcatgctggagggtcatgtcaggatgagcctgcaggaagggtaccatataagggaggaggatgtcttccctgtaaagcacagcattgagatcgcctgcaatgacaacaagctcagtccgatgatgctttgacccacgccccagaccatgacggaccctccacctccaaatcgatcccgctccagagtacaggcctcggtgtaacgctcagtccttcgatgataaacacaaatccgaccatcacccctggtgagacaaaaccacgactcgtcagtgaagagcactttttgccagtcctgtctggtccagcgacggtgggtttgtgcccataggcgacgttgttgccggtgatgtctggtgaggacctgccttacaacaggcctacaagccctcagtccagcacctctcagcctattgcagacagtctgagcactgatggagggattgtgcgttcctggtgtaactcaggcagttgttgttgccgtcctgtacctgtcccgaagGTGTGATGTTCgtatgtactgatcctgtgcaggtgttgttacacgtggtctgccactgtgaggacgatcagctgtccatcctgtctccctgttgcGCTGTCTTAGgtatctcacagtacggacattgcaatttattgccctggccacatctgcagtcctcatgcctccttgcagcatgcctaaggcacgttcatgcagatgagcagggaccctgggcatctttcttttggtgtttttcagagtcagtagaaaggcctctttagtgtcttaagCTTTCATAACCGTGACCTTAATTGCATACcatctgtaaactgttagtgtcttaatgaccgttctaGATGCAATTTCAAAATTTGGCTGTGCACCAGGAGTTTTTCTCCTGTTATATCAGTCACTGAAAGTCACTCAATTAATGTTTATTAATTGttaatggttcattgaacaagcatgggaaacagtgtttaaaccctttacaataaagatctgtgaagttatttggatttttactaattttCTTTGAacgacaaggtcctgaaaaagggacatttcttgttttgctgagtttatatcgtACATGACCATTTAGGAAAACAAATcaagtgtgtttaaaaaaaattacaatcctCATCTGGACTAACGTTGCATGGCATGTGGTTCATCATATACAAAGGACCATGATAAAGGCATTTCAGAAAAGCATAGTCCCTAACTGTTCatcatttaaagggatagttaacACAAATGACAAAATTACACTTCAGTTTCCTTAGCCTCTaagccaggggtgtcaaactcattccacagaggactgagtgtctgtgtgtttgtgtttttttctttcaattaagacctagacaaccaggtgaggggagttccttactcattagtgaccttaattcaacAATCCAATACAAGGGTGGAGCAAAAACATGCAGACATTTGACCCtcggtggaatgagtttgacacgagCTGTAAGCAGTCTTTgaacaaggtatgacagcaatccatgcttctTCGGGTTCATTTCCTTGACATCAAATGCATCTGTGGAACAAATCTCATTCGAGTCATGGGACCAATATTAGCATTTGTCACGCATCATGTTCAAATCATCTATAAGGGACTTTGTTGAGCTTTACAATCAATTTCAGAGACTtttggatgatttggacatgatgcacggaaaatgctaatatcggtcccatgacttgaatgggatttgtgttACAAATGTTAAAACGTTAGCATTTAGAAACCATGCAAGGGAAATAAAACCAACGCATGGATTGCTGAAATACCTTGTCCAGTATCTGTTTACAGTGTAAAGAAACCAATGTGATAATTTatcatttgggtgaactatccctttaacagctGTCCTACTTTACTTGGTTAGAGTAAAGATGTAGGTGTAGCATATCTCCTTTATTCTTTGCCTGTTTCGATGATATGTTTCTTTTCATAGGCTACATGGAACAAAACACAATAGTATCCACTGTTAATTCTGGAATCATTTTATTCAGTGATCTACAAAAATGTATGACATTGTTTTCCTGGAGATCCAATTTACCAAACCAAGGCATCTAAAGTTAGTGCTTGGTTCTGAAATGGGCTCACTGCTCAACAATGCATTCTTGATACATTCTTTGCTACGAAGTTCACAACTAGTTCCCTAATGGAATTTTGGGCAATTTTGTTTTTCTTATTGTTTTTCATGTGAACACAGTCCGAGTGAGCACATTCTCATCAAAAAACAGTACTCAGTTGCTCAAAAGATACCTCGTTAAAGTTACTCAAGTCATCTTCTAATCAAGAGGAAAAGGGCAATTTTCTCTAAGAATCACTAGATTCTAACATGAGTTAAAACTGGTATGATACTGAGAAAATCATTTTATGATAAaatgccccccaaaaatgttaaTAATAATAGCTTGATAAATGGTCAAAATAATTTGTTtattgtacagtgcattcgggaaagtattcagaccccttgacttcttccacattttgtttcgttacagccttattctaaatgtattaaattaaatgttttcctcatcaatctacacacaataccccataatgacaaagcaaaaaagttttttttaaaatacagaaatacattatttatataagtattcagaccctttcctgtgagactcgaaaatgagctcaggtgcatcctgtttccattgatcatccttgaaatgtttctacaacttgattggagtccacctgtgttaaattcaactgattggacatgatttggaaaggcacacacctgtctatataaggtcccacagttgacagtgcatgtcagagcaaaaaccaagccatgaggttgaaggaattgtccctagAACTCCGAGatatgaagtttggaaccaccaagactattcttaggctgcccggccaaacttagcaatcgggggagaagggtcttggtcaggggggtgaccaagaacccgatggccactttgacagagctccagagttcttctgtggaaaGACAATcatcactgcagcactccaccaatcaggcctttattgtagagtggccagaaggaagctactcctcagtaaaagacagatgacagcccgcttggagtttgccgaaaggaacctaaaggactcatgagaaacaagataatctggtctgatgaaatcgagattgaactctttggcctgaaagctaagcgtcacatctggaggaaacctggcaccatccctacggtgaagcatggtggttgctgCAACATGCCgtgggcatgtttttcagcggcagggactgggagactagtcaggatcgagggaaagagccctgatgaaaacctgctacagagcactcaggaccttggactggggcgaaggttcaccttccaataggacaatgcccctaagcacacagtcaagacaatgcagaaatggcttcgggacaagtctctgaatgtgcttgagtggcccagccactcaacccaatcaaacatctctggagagacctgaaaatagctgtgcagcgatactccccatccaacctgacagagcttgagaggatctgcagagaagaatgtgagaaactccccaaatacaggtttaccaagcttgtagcgtcataccaaagaagacttgaggctgtcatcgctgccaaagctgctacaacaaagtactgagtaaatggtctgaactcttatgtaaatgtgatatttcagtttgagtttttttgtacatttgcaggaatttcttaacctgtttttactttgtcattattgggtattgtgtgtagattgatgaaaaaaataGGTTAAGGgtcattttaggataaggctgtaacgtaacaaaatgtgagaaaagtcgaggggtctgaatactttccgaatgcactgaatatGTTGTAATAGTGGCAAGTGTTATTTCCTTTGGAAACCATATCATTGGTTATATTATAGATGTTACATGAATAGTTACCACGGTGGTTGCATTTGTACCCGTGTACACTCCAGGCATAAGCAGCACATTTTCTTTTAGTTAgagtagtagaatacacaaggtgcaatttagaaATTTGGCTGTGCATCAGAAGATTTTCTCTTGTTCTATCAGTCACTGaaagtcactcaattagccatgtcagctaacaattttttgATTAGTAAGTTATTCTAGCCAGTTATCTAAACATGTAATAATCATGGCCGAATAATGACCGGGCATGCAGAGCAGGTGCCCAGGGACCGTGACCTCCAGGGGGAACCTCATTGATCCAGGGGGCCCTTTTGTACTCTGTCTTACTGTAAACAAATGAAATCAATCGTCAGATGAACAAATGCAATCAGAGGAGGAAGCAAATTAAGAATATTTAAAGGAAAGGACAGATTGATAGTTCACAGCCAGGACTTCTTGCCTCTGCCTGTTTTGGACATGTTGACCAGTTTGGCCTTAGTGCGTTCTTTCTCATCTGGGCTCCTCTTGGAGGTGCACTCTACTGTGGAGTCCGTCTCAAAGGAGATGGCAGGGATGTGGGTTGACAAGATGCCACTGCTCTTCTCCTGGGACATGGGAGTGGTCTGCAGGACCACCCTGCCTCGTAGGGAGTGTTTGAGCTGCAGCAGCAGAGGGTTGTGGTTGTGATACAGATCCACGCGTTCCACAGGGTCCCTCTCTGGCTCGCAACATGTGGAGCAGGCCGAGCACAACACATGGAAAATATAGACCCAGCCCAGGTAGTGCAGCTCCACAATGTTCAGGATGAAGCATCCCAGGCTGATGCTGAACATGAAGTTGAGGAAGATGGTCTTCTCCGTGGCACGAGACACGAAGCAGTCAGTCCGGTTGGGACAGGGGTAGGTCTCACAGCGGAACAGGTGAGGCACTTCAAAGCCAAACAAGTAGTACTGGCCCACCAGGAAGGCTATCTCCATGATGGAGCGCAGCACCACGTGGATGATGTAGGTCAGTAGTACCTGGCTGGACAGCTCGGTGGggtcctcccccacctccctcaaGTCCTCCTCCAGCAGGCTTTGCTCCACACACTCCCCTTCCCGGGCGCCCCACTCCTCCTCATAGTGGGGGTTGAAGGAGGGGCTGCTGGCCCCCACGGCTTCCCCACCCTCCACCCCTACATGTTTGAGCCTTTCACATGCAGGAGGGTGCTTGGCGACCACCTGGACCTTCTCAATCTCTAACTTCTCATCCTTGGCGATCTTGTGCAACACGTAGACAATGTAGAAGATGGACGGTGTGGAGACGAGTACAATCTGGAAGACCCAGAAGCGCAGGTGTGAGACAGGGGCGAAGGTGTCATAGCAGACGTTGTTGCAACCAGGCTGCAGGGTGTTGCAGGTGAACTTAGACTGCTCATCGCTGTACACCGCGTCCCCTACCAGGGTCACCAGTAGGATGCGGAATATAAGCAGCATGGTCAGCCAGATCTTGCCGATCACCGTGGAGTGGTTCTGCACCTCCGTTAGAAAGCGGCCAAGAATGGACCAGTCTCCCATTTCTTAACCTGGGGGAACACAGATGAAGAATAAACAGCAGCAGGCCTATGGTGTGTTGAACCCACCACACTACAACAGCATTATGCCCCACAGACAACTCAATATTAATGCTACATCATGAATCTTTTGAAGGAGCGAGATATCGATGGAGCCTGCTCATCTGCAACACTGTCTTATTTCCTTGTACTTTATCAAGATCTTTTAATAAGTGAGCCATCAATACATGTTAGTCTCACTACTGAAAATGTAGGGTCTATTGCAGGATGGCTCATGCTCAGTCAACAGAACCAAGAAGCCATAAAACACATCAACATCCATTAGAGGAGCCTCAAAATACTTAGCTGAATTGTCTTTTCATGTCGGCTTTTTGTACTTTCCCTTTGATACAGATTAGTGTCTTTATGTGAACACAgaatttatttaaaaataaaaatacgaACTGTTTACAAACTATGTTTGAACCTTTCTCTATGTGTTATGTCGATGTTTTTggttttatatacagttgaagtctgaagtttacataagAATCACTGAagtcaggtctttgtgatggccactccaataccttgactttgttgtccttaagccattttgccacaactttggaagtatgcttggggtcattgtccatttggaagacccatttgcgaccaagctttaacttcctgactgatgccttgagatgtagCTTCAATATAGCCAAAtaatttccatcctcatgatgccatctattttgtgaagtgcaccagtccctcctgcagcaaagcatctccacaacatgatgctgccacccccgtgcttcacggttgggatggtgttcttcggcttgtaagcatccccctttttcctccaaacataacgatggtcattatggccaaacagtttcatcagaccagaggattttctccaaaaagtacgatctttgtccccatgtgcagttgcaaaccgtagtctggcttttttatggcggttttggagcagtggcttcttccttgctgagcggcctttcaggttgggtcgatataggactcgttttactgtggatatagatacttatgtacctgtttccaaccagcatcttcacaaggtcctttgctgttgttctgggattaatttgcacttttcgcaccaaagtacgttcatctctaggagacagaacgcgtcgtcccatggtgtttatactaccttcaggtgtttggaaattgctcccaagaatgatcCAGActggtggaggtctacaatctttttttctggggtcttggctgatttcttttgatgtcaagcaaagaggcactgagtttgaaggtaggccttgaaatacatccacaggtacacctccaattgactcaaattatgtcaattagcctatcagaagcttctaaagccatgacatcattttctggaattttccaagccgtttaaaggcactgtgaacttagtgtatgtaaacttctgacccactggaattgtgatacagtgatttataagtgaaataatctgtcattAAACAATTTTTGGAGCAATtacatgtgtcatgcacaaagtagatgtcctaaccgacttgccaaaacaacagtttgttaacaagatatttgtggagtggttgaaaaatgagttttaatgacttcaacattagtgtatgtaaacttctgacttctactgtatgtgttgtttaAATTAGTGATCTTGGTTATTCTAAATACTATGGAAAAAATGCTTAATTTAAATGATTATGAAGTAGAAAGAGAAAATGAAAAATAGATTACACTCTCGATAATACCGACAGACACAAACTACATAACTAATAATAATATCTCACTAATTGAATAAATGTGCACTTTGTAAATGTACCCTACCCCTCCACTCAACCTACTCAACAACAGTCCATGGTGAAAAGGAAAACACTGACTGCAGACTGTCATTGCCAAAATGCAAAAACAGCTGAAAATGTCCACATGGCACATACAGATCCTAATAAATGATATCTGGAGGAACTTACCTTAGGAAAATGTCTTTCTTTCCTATCCAAATCTGGAAAAATGCCAACGCAAGCAATCTGCATAACTATATTTGATGTGGGAGATGGTTACTGGACGTTATGGAGTCTATTGAGCTGGATGAGGAGAGAATGGGCTGACCAGACATATTCCCAAACTCTGAAACACTCATTGTACTGTATGTGAACAAAGGCTTTCAACATGCAGTGGGACAAAGACTTAAATGTACAATGGGGGGCACCTTTTCTGAACAGCTGTTCACAGTCAAGCATAGAGTTCAAAGAACGTGCTAGAAAaaaattgcaacaatactgattTGTGAATTGATATCTGCCTGCTTTTAAAAGGTAGAGCTAAGGAAATGGGATAAAAATCAATCATGTGAGAGACACCCATACCTATTTATTTACAATTTGCTGGATAATTGCAATAAAATAAAGTAATGGTCAACCTTTGGGATAATATAATTCTAAAGCATCTTCATAACCATGTCTTTATTTCAACATAACCAGCTAAATGTACAATGACAACTCCAGGTGGCAGTACTACTAGGTCTACTATTAGATGTATAGTTATCCACAGATCCACTTGCTGAGTCAGTCCTTGTTTTTACAGATTCATTTACCCCAATGCCCTGAAACCTTATACCAGTTGAGTTATCAGTCATCCGCTAAGTAAAAACAAACAGTCTAATCTGCAAATGTTCTCATTTTCCATCTTGTTAGTATTGTGGCTTGGTCAGGCCTAATTTAGTGTAGATCATTAGTTAGCAGTTAGGAACACTCAGGACACAAGGTCAAAACAATAGGTGTACAATCCCTTACAAAAGACACTGGCAATATGTGTTTCTCTATTTCATGTAGATACTTTGTATTGAAGCATATAACTATTTTCTATAATATACATGATTTAGGAAAGTCaaatcaccagatgttgtccTATCAATTGCCATCTAAACTTCCACCCATTGAAAAACACCTTACAAACACTCCAACCCAACTCCTATTACAACAGTATCCTTAACACTTCTAATCCTCAAATTATTTATTTAGATTCATTACAAAGATTCTCTATTTGAGTGTGTAGGCCAATGACGATTCTCGCCATTGGCACAGGTTGAGAACAGTTAATGATCCTTCCACATAGAATTGGCTTTCCAGACATATAGATCTTTTGTCAGGTGATATTTCCATTTATTGCACATATAAAATATAAACGACATACAGCTACTATGCATATATAATTACTGTACAACTTGAAGAGAGGTGCATTCCATTCACCTTCTACTGATGTTAAGAACTGCatgctctctcctctcaccttggTCACAAGGGCCCAGTTTTTCAAAAGTCACTTTGATGGATTTGGGCAATCAGATAGGATAGGGTTTTTCAAAACAAAAAAATTTGATTCTGATCTTCCGGATAGGGATTTCGCAATTCAATCTGACCTTTAATCAGGATTAAACGTCATTTTTGCGTTATTCAAAACTCAAAGGTAGTGATTAGCATAGCTTTGATGCCGAAAATCAGGATTATCTTGATCTCACTGGAAGGGTGGATTCAGGGTGGATTTAGAAAGCCGAAAGGCACTTCAACCAATACATTTCAATGTAACTAATGTGAAAAGGTTTAAAAAACATTCTTACATCTGAAAATCAAAAGTTTGTTATGTTAAATGAAAGCGCGAACCACAGCATTTAACCaaggcaaggtgactgggaacatggatGAGTACAAACAGACCAGATATGCCTTCTGTaagacaatcaaacaggcaaaatgtcagtccAAAGACAAAGTGGAATTGCACTTCAACGGctcatacatacagtgcattcggaaagtattcagaccccttcactttttacacattttgttacgttacagccttattctaaaattgattaaattgttattttcactcaactctacacacaataccccataatgacaaagcaaaaactgtcttttagaaatgtttgctaaattattaaaaataactaaaatattacatttacataagtattcagaccctttactcagtactttgctgaggaacctttggcagcgattacagcctcgagtctttttgggtatgatgctacaaggttggcacacctttattttgGGAggttctcacattcttctctacagatcctctcaaactctgtcaggttggatggggagcgtcgctgcacagctattttaaagtctctccagagatgtttgatcgggttcaagtctgggctctggctgggccactcaaggacaatcagagacttgtcccgaagccacttctgcgttgtcttggctgtgtattCAGTgtcgatgtcctgttggaaggtgaaccttcatcccagtctgaggtcctgagagctttggaacaggttttcatcaaggatctctgtactttgctgtgttcatctttacctcaatcctgactagtctcccagtccctgcagcggaaaaacatccccacagcttgattctgccaccaccattttgtatttttttaaatttcacctttatttaaccaggtaggccagttgagaacaagttctcatttacaactgcgacatggccaagataaagcaaagcagtgtgacaaaaacaacaacacagagttacacatgggataaacaaatgtacagtcaacaACATAATagaaaaaatatatgtacagtgtgttcaaatgtagtaaggttagggaggtaaggcaatagatAGACCATCGTGGCGAAATAATTACGATTTAgcatgaacactggagtgatagatgtgcagatgatgatgtgcaagtagagatactggggtgcaaaagaacaaaaaataaataacagtatggggatgaggtagttgggtgggctatttacaaatgggctgtgtacaggtacagtgatcgataagctgctctgacagctgatgcttaaagttagtgagggagataaaagtctccagcttcagtcatttttgcaattcgttccagtcattggcagcagagaactggaaggaaaagcggccaaaggatgcttcaccgtggggatggtgccaggtttccttcagacgtgacgcttggcattcaagtcaaagagttcaatcttggtttcatcagaccagagacaatagtattcttggtcacctccctgaccaaggccttctcccccaattgctcagtttggccaggtggccagagtcttggtggttccaaacttcttccatttaagaatgatggaagccactgtgttcttggggaccttcaatgttgcagaagttttttggtacccttccccagatctgtgcctcgatacaatcatatctcggagctctagggacaattccttcgacctcatggcttggtttttgctctgacatgcactgtcaactgtgagaccttatatagacaggtgtgtgcctttccaaatcatgtccaacaaattgaattttccacaggtagactccaatcaagttgtagaagcatctcaagtatgatcaatggaaacaggatgcacctgagctcaatttctagtctcatagcgaaggttctgaatacttatgtaaataaggtatttcggtTTTAAATGttaaatacatttgtaaacaattctaaaaacctgttttcgctttgtcattatggggtatcgtgtgttgATTGctgaagattttttttatttaataaattttagaacaaggctgtcacgaaacaaaatgtggaagaagtta includes the following:
- the LOC139421950 gene encoding gap junction delta-2 protein-like codes for the protein MGDWSILGRFLTEVQNHSTVIGKIWLTMLLIFRILLVTLVGDAVYSDEQSKFTCNTLQPGCNNVCYDTFAPVSHLRFWVFQIVLVSTPSIFYIVYVLHKIAKDEKLEIEKVQVVAKHPPACERLKHVGVEGGEAVGASSPSFNPHYEEEWGAREGECVEQSLLEEDLREVGEDPTELSSQVLLTYIIHVVLRSIMEIAFLVGQYYLFGFEVPHLFRCETYPCPNRTDCFVSRATEKTIFLNFMFSISLGCFILNIVELHYLGWVYIFHVLCSACSTCCEPERDPVERVDLYHNHNPLLLQLKHSLRGRVVLQTTPMSQEKSSGILSTHIPAISFETDSTVECTSKRSPDEKERTKAKLVNMSKTGRGKKSWL